From a region of the Lactuca sativa cultivar Salinas chromosome 4, Lsat_Salinas_v11, whole genome shotgun sequence genome:
- the LOC111886092 gene encoding F-box protein At5g50450, protein MKKQRGAFRRRSDLFEALPDDIVISILYKLSSTASSPSDFVAVLLTCKRLNNLGLHPLVLSKSCSKALAVRAKNWCEEAHRFLKLCVNAGNTEAYYMLGMIRFYCLQNRGSGASLMAKAAIKSHAPALYSLALIQFNGSGGLKNDKDLRAGVALCARAAFLGHIDALRELGHCLQDGYGVRKNITEGRRLLVQANARELASVLRVFNNSPSPPSSGWQFHNHQQPRPTPPPSYQTGAPNPLPNPSDFDIQLFSDYGFNLTGREMHPANRFLVEWFGSREDGFPGLGIRICSYKGCGRPETRKNEFRRCSGCGKVNYCSRGCQAHDWRVHHKVECAPMEEWVGHAIDDVDEEEEDNMNGDDDVVDDDPTVEINEGEVHGIQI, encoded by the exons ATGAAGAAGCAAAGAGGAGCCTTTAGAAGAAGATCTGATCTGTTTGAAGCGTTACCTGATGATATTGTTATATCTATCCTCTACAAGCTCAGTTCTACAGCCTCTTCTCCGTCTGATTTCGTCGCTGTTCTTCTTAC ATGTAAGCGGTTGAATAATTTAGGCCTGCATCCTCTAGTTTTATCAAAATCATGTTCGAAAGCGCTTGCTGTAAGAGCTAAAAACTGGTGCGAGGAGGCTCACCGGTTTTTGAAACTATGCGTCAACGCCGGCAACACGGAGGCATATTATATGCTTGGAATG ATCCGCTTTTATTGCTTGCAAAATCGAGGAAGTGGAGCGTCGTTGATGGCGAAGGCGGCGATTAAATCACACGCTCCGGCACTGTACTCACTAGCTCTGATTCAGTTCAACGGCAGTGGAGGGTTGAAGAACGACAAGGACCTCCGCGCCGGAGTTGCGCTGTGTGCTAGAGCAGCCTTCCTTGGCCACATCGACGCTCTCCGGGAACTCGGCCACTGCCTCCAAGACGGTTACGGCGTCCGTAAGAACATCACCGAAGGCCGTCGTTTACTCGTGCAAGCCAACGCGCGCGAACTCGCATCTGTCCTACGCGTCTTCAACAACTCACCATCTCCGCCATCGTCGGGGTGGCAGTTCCATAACCACCAACAACCACGTCCTACTCCACCTCCATCATATCAAACCGGAGCTCCGAATCCGCTCCCGAATCCGTCCGATTTCGACATCCAGTTGTTTAGTGACTACGGGTTCAACCTAACCGGGCGCGAAATGCACCCAGCAAACAGGTTCCTGGTTGAGTGGTTCGGGTCGAGAGAAGACGGGTTTCCGGGTTTGGGTATACGGATATGCTCCTACAAGGGTTGCGGGCGACCCGAGACCCGAAAAAACGAGTTTCGAAGATGTTCGGGTTGTGGGAAAGTGAACTATTGTTCGCGTGGGTGTCAAGCGCATGACTGGAGGGTGCACCATAAGGTGGAGTGCGCACCCATGGAGGAGTGGGTGGGTCATGCCATTGATGAcgtggatgaagaagaagaagataacaTGAACGGCGATGATGACGTGGTTGATGATGATCCAACGGTTGAGATTAACGAAGGCGAAGTTCATGGGATCCAGATCTGA